Part of the Synechococcales cyanobacterium T60_A2020_003 genome, TGGTTCCAATTGCAACGGCCAGAGCATCTACTTGGGTACGCTCTACGAAGTCAACGGCCTCATCGGGATCGGTCAGCAGCATGGAGTGATCCAGTTCGCCTTCGAAACCGTGACCGTCTTCTGCTTCACCCTTTCCAGTTTCCAGAGAACCGAGGCAACCCAGTTCACCTTCAACAGACGCACCGATTGCGTGAGCAACCTTTACCACTTCGCTGGTCACAGCCACGTTGTACTCATAGCTAGAGGGGGTTTTAGCATCTGCTTCCAACGAACCGTCCATCATAACGCTGGTGAAGCCGTTCTTGATGGCGGAATAGCAAGTCGCAGGCTCGTTACCGTGGTCTTGGTGCATCACAATGGGGATGTGGGGGTAGGTTTCCACAGCAGCCAAGATCAGGTGACGGAGGAAGTTCTCGCCCGCGTACTTACGCGCACCGCGAGACGCTTGCAGAATCACAGGGCTATCGGTTTCATGAGCAGCCTGCATGATCGCCTGGATCTGCTCCATATTGTTCACGTTAAACGCAGGAATGCCGTAACCATTTTCGGCCGCGTGATCCAGCAGCAGTCGCATGGGGACGAGCGCCATAGGTGATCCTCCTAGTACTTTTATTAATGAGTCAGTCTTTAGACAATCTTTAGAGTTATCTTAAGGTATTTTTTGACCCAACGCGAGGGATTTCTAAATTCACTGGGAAA contains:
- the fba gene encoding fructose-bisphosphate aldolase class II; amino-acid sequence: MALVPMRLLLDHAAENGYGIPAFNVNNMEQIQAIMQAAHETDSPVILQASRGARKYAGENFLRHLILAAVETYPHIPIVMHQDHGNEPATCYSAIKNGFTSVMMDGSLEADAKTPSSYEYNVAVTSEVVKVAHAIGASVEGELGCLGSLETGKGEAEDGHGFEGELDHSMLLTDPDEAVDFVERTQVDALAVAIGTSHGAYKFTRKPTGEILAISRIEEIHSRLPNTHLVMHGSSSVPEDLIALINQYGGAIPETYGVPVEEIQKGIKSGVRKVNIDTDNRLAITAAVREALASNAKEFDPRHFLKPSIKYMQKVCADRYQQFWCAGNASKIKQVSLEEYAAKYAKGELNQVAKKAVGV